ATGCTTAACTGGTCGTTGAATAACTATTTAGGCTTAGCCAATCATCCAGAGGTTCGTGAGGCCGACGCTCAAGCAAGTGCTGACTACGGTTTGGCGTATCCAATGGGTGCAAGAATGATGTCGGGTAACTCTGATTTACACGAAGAGTTTGAGCGTCAATTGGCCGAATTTGTAGGAAAAGAAGATGCCTTTTTATTGAACTATGGGTATCAAGGGGTTATGTCAATTATCGAATGTATGGTTGACCACCGCGATGTCATTGTTTATGATGCCGAATGTCATGCTTGTTTGATTGATGGTATTCGTTTGCACAAAGCCAAAATGGGAACTTATTACAAGTTTAACCATAATGATATGGCTTCGTTACGCAAAAACTTGGAGCGTGCTACTAAAAAAGTAGCCGAAACGGGTGGTGGTATCTTAGTTATTACTGAAGGCGTTTTTGGTATGTCGGGCAAAGTAGGTTCGTTGGACGAAATCGTGGCAATGAAGCAAGATTTTAATTTTAGAATCTTGGTTGACGATGCTCATGGATTTGGTACAATGGGGGCTAATGGCCGTGGAGTACACGAACACCTTAATTGTATTGAAGGTATTGATTTATACTTCTCTACTTTTGCCAAATCAATGGCTGCTATTGGTGCATTTGTAGCTGCTCCAAAAGAAATTATCATGTTTTTGAAATACAATATGCGTTCACAAACTTATGCTAAGGCTCTTCCTATGCCTTATGTAATTGGTGGAATGAAGCGTTTGGAATTGATTAAAAAACACCCTGAATTGCGTGAAAAATTGTGGGAAAATGTACGTGCCTTACAAGATGGATTCCGTAAAAGAGGTTTTGATATTGGAGACACCACTTCGCCAGTAACACCAGTGTTTTTACATGGTGAATATGATGTTCTTATTGCTACTTCATTAATTAGAGATTTACGTGAAAATATGGGTATATTCTGCTCTATCGTGGTTTATCCAGTAGTTCCAAAAGGACAAATCATGTTGCGTATCATTCCTACAGCGTCACATTCACTTGAAGATGTAGAGTATACAATGGACCAGTTTGAGGTTATCCAAAAGCGTTTAGCTGAAGGGGTTTATAAAGCTCAAGCTGAAGAATATAAAGCTGTATTAGCATAATTTTAATACGTTTTTGTGCTATTTCCTTCTTTTTTTCTAAAAAGAATTTGCAACATCTTGGAAATTGACTATATTTCGGCTGTAAAAAATGCGTACAGGACTCGTATGAGCCATTTTAACCATTTATCCAACCTAAATCCAATTACAAATATGAGCAGATTCTCAGAAGTAAAAGACTTGATTTTGTCCTTAGAGGGTGACTTTGAAAAATTCTATGAAAAAGGAAATCAAGCAGCAGGAACTCGTGTAAGAGGTGGTATGCAAGCATTAAAAACTTTGGCACAAGAAATTCGTACTGAAGTTCAGAACTTGAAAAACGAAACTAAATAATTTTTTAAGTCAAAAAAAAGGCTAGAGATATTCTAGCCTTTTTTTATGCTTTATTGCCTAGAAATGGTCTTTATTCATAATAGTAGCAAGGCCATCGGTAGTTTTTTTGCCAGTGGCTACATCCATTATTTCGCATTTAATATCGGCAATGTGTTTGGCTTCGTCGATATTGATTACCGTAAAAACTGCTTCGTAATCGGTATCTACAAACATTGGCCGTTTATATTCTGATACTTGCTTGAGGTAAACACTTCCATAACCAGGAAATTCAGTACCCATTATTTTTGAAAAAATACTAGAAGCCAATGCTCCATGAATAATCGGACGTTTGAATTGGGTTGTAGCAGCAAATTCGGCATCGAGGTGCAATGGATTGTTGTCGCCTGATACTTTTGCGAATAAAATTACGTCATCTTGGGTAAATGAAAACTTATGACGATAAACTGTGTTAAGAGCAATCATGTAAATGGAATTAATAGTTGAGTTTGCAAAGATACTTTTCTAGCCAATAACCTGCTAACGAAATTAAGAAGAATGGTCGGCCACAATCACCCATTGTTTATTGATTTTTCGCCAAAGTAAGGTATAATGCCCTCCAATATCACCTTTTTCGGGTCTGGTAAGTGCCCATTTCCCTACAAGAAAACATACAGTTGGTGACTGAAATTCTACTTTAATAATGGTGAATTTTAGCGTACCCATTGCCGATTTGTCGGGATAATTTTTTTTGTAACTCTCCAACGTTTTTTGATAACCATACGTCACCCCCGATTTGCCAATGTACATTAGCGAGTCGGATTCCCAATAGCCTTTCATAAAGGTAGTTACGTCGCCGTTATTCCAAGCTTGGGTTTGTCGCTCAAGAATATCCAGAATTGTTTTTTTATCTTGATTGGTTTGAGATAAAGCATTCAAACTCATTAGTAAAAGGATAAAAGAGAGAAATCGTTTTTTCATAAGAAGAATCTGTAATTGTGATGAAAGAATAATGTATAACACCGATAATAATTATAAGAATAGACCAATACATCCCTCAAAATTTAGTAGTTTTGGGAATATATATTTGACTTTACCTAAAGGTAATTATTTTTATGAAATTCAAAGAATTTGTAGAGAAATACAAGGATTATTATTTGGTAGATGGATTGATGTACTTATCGTTTATCTTGATGATAGTAATAATGTTTATTTTTTTTAGTTAATATCGCCCTTAATTACTTCCGAGTTTTCAGAAGAATAGAGCTATTTCTAAGAAATTATGGATGAAATAGACAACAAAATGAATAACGGAGAACTGCTTATATGATTTGGTTTGTATTGAATCCTAAGTCTGGCACTACGACCCCAGCACGAAAAAATAAAATTATACAGAGTATCAACAAACAGGCAAATTGTCAATTAATATTAACGGAGTATCCAGGCCATGCTACCGAAATTGCAACTCGGGCTGTACAACAGGGTATAGAAAAAGTTGTGGCAGTAGGAGGTGATGGTACTGTTAATGAAGTAGCTCGTGGTTTGATAGGCTCTGAAACGGCTTTGGGTATCATTCCAATTGGTTCTGGAAACGGATTGGCACGACACCTGAATATTCCCTTGAAATTAGATAAGGCGATTTCATTTGCTATTCAGCAAGGTACTACTCGTATTGACTCGTGTTTTGTTAATGATATTCCCTTCTTTTGTACAGCAGGAGTAGGCTTTGATGCTTTTGTAGCCAATGAGTTTGCTCAACAAGATTCGAGAGGCTTAAAAACCTATGCCAAAATGTCGTTGAAGTCGTTTCGGACTTATAAACCCGAATCTTACCGAATAGCTCATCAAGGTCATGAATATGCTAAAATGGCATTTTCAATTACCTTTGCCAATGCTACACAATATGGTAACAACGCTATGATTTCGCCCAAATCGCAAATTGATGATGGTTTGATTGATTTGGTGGTTTTGAAACCCTTTCCATTTGGAGCAGCTCCAATAATTGGTGTTAGGTTGTTTAGAGGTACTTTGCCCAATTCTAGGTATATTGATATGGAGGTGTCGGAGGAATATAGTCTAAAATCTGAAAAGCCATTATTGATTCATTTTGATGGCGAACCTTTACAATTAGATACCAATGAAATAAAAATTTCAGTTAAGCCAAAATCGCTCAAAGTTGTTGGCGGCTTGATATAATACGATTAATAGTATGTCAAAAAATAAGAAAATCCCTTTGGGGGTGGTATATTCTACTAATCCTGAGTTTGAATATGCTTTTGAAGAAAAAGAAGCTGTAGCTACTTTGCCTGCAAATCAGCAAAATTTGAAGGTTTTGTTAGATAAAAAAGCTAGAGCAGGAAAACAGGTAACGCTTATTACGGGTTTTGTAGGAAGTGACGACGACTTGGAAGCACTTGGCAAGAAACTCAAAAACCTATGTGGTTGTGGTGGCTCTGTGAAAGATGGAGAAGCTATTCTACAAGGCGATTTTAGAGAAAAAGTATTGAACTGGTTACTCCAACAAGGTTATAAAGCTAAGAAAGTCGGTTAATAAAAACATAAGTTATCTCGAATTTTAGATCAAATAGGGCGGTCAAAATTAGTTTTTCGACCGCCCTATTTGGTTAATAGCACGATAGTCCACCTCTTGAATCTCAATAAATACAATTAAGAGGTCTCTATTGTAAATTATCCCAAAATT
The DNA window shown above is from Flectobacillus major DSM 103 and carries:
- a CDS encoding aminotransferase class I/II-fold pyridoxal phosphate-dependent enzyme, producing the protein MDIFEKVVNNMGPLGSYHKIGHHYFSFPKLTGELGPYMNFNGKRMLNWSLNNYLGLANHPEVREADAQASADYGLAYPMGARMMSGNSDLHEEFERQLAEFVGKEDAFLLNYGYQGVMSIIECMVDHRDVIVYDAECHACLIDGIRLHKAKMGTYYKFNHNDMASLRKNLERATKKVAETGGGILVITEGVFGMSGKVGSLDEIVAMKQDFNFRILVDDAHGFGTMGANGRGVHEHLNCIEGIDLYFSTFAKSMAAIGAFVAAPKEIIMFLKYNMRSQTYAKALPMPYVIGGMKRLELIKKHPELREKLWENVRALQDGFRKRGFDIGDTTSPVTPVFLHGEYDVLIATSLIRDLRENMGIFCSIVVYPVVPKGQIMLRIIPTASHSLEDVEYTMDQFEVIQKRLAEGVYKAQAEEYKAVLA
- a CDS encoding MaoC family dehydratase, which codes for MIALNTVYRHKFSFTQDDVILFAKVSGDNNPLHLDAEFAATTQFKRPIIHGALASSIFSKIMGTEFPGYGSVYLKQVSEYKRPMFVDTDYEAVFTVINIDEAKHIADIKCEIMDVATGKKTTDGLATIMNKDHF
- a CDS encoding YybH family protein, which codes for MKKRFLSFILLLMSLNALSQTNQDKKTILDILERQTQAWNNGDVTTFMKGYWESDSLMYIGKSGVTYGYQKTLESYKKNYPDKSAMGTLKFTIIKVEFQSPTVCFLVGKWALTRPEKGDIGGHYTLLWRKINKQWVIVADHSS
- a CDS encoding diacylglycerol/lipid kinase family protein — encoded protein: MIWFVLNPKSGTTTPARKNKIIQSINKQANCQLILTEYPGHATEIATRAVQQGIEKVVAVGGDGTVNEVARGLIGSETALGIIPIGSGNGLARHLNIPLKLDKAISFAIQQGTTRIDSCFVNDIPFFCTAGVGFDAFVANEFAQQDSRGLKTYAKMSLKSFRTYKPESYRIAHQGHEYAKMAFSITFANATQYGNNAMISPKSQIDDGLIDLVVLKPFPFGAAPIIGVRLFRGTLPNSRYIDMEVSEEYSLKSEKPLLIHFDGEPLQLDTNEIKISVKPKSLKVVGGLI
- a CDS encoding translation initiation factor gives rise to the protein MSKNKKIPLGVVYSTNPEFEYAFEEKEAVATLPANQQNLKVLLDKKARAGKQVTLITGFVGSDDDLEALGKKLKNLCGCGGSVKDGEAILQGDFREKVLNWLLQQGYKAKKVG